The proteins below come from a single Geobacillus thermoleovorans genomic window:
- a CDS encoding response regulator transcription factor, whose amino-acid sequence MGRKILVVDDEQPIVTLLSYNLEKAGFHVVTAHDGEEALVKVASEQPALIILDLMLPKLDGVDVCKRLRQQQIMTPILMLTARDDEFDKVLGLELGADDYMTKPFSPREVIARVKAILRRTEIVQPAAESSERLVVGELEIFPERYEATIDGKPLELTPKEFELLLYLARHKGRVLTRDQLLSAVWNYEFAGDTRIVDVHISHLREKIETDTKKPMYIKTVRGLGYKLEEPKRHE is encoded by the coding sequence ATGGGACGAAAAATTTTAGTTGTCGATGACGAACAGCCGATTGTGACTCTGTTGTCGTACAATTTGGAGAAAGCCGGATTTCACGTCGTGACCGCTCACGATGGCGAAGAGGCGCTCGTGAAAGTAGCGTCCGAGCAGCCGGCGCTCATTATTTTGGACTTGATGCTGCCGAAGCTTGACGGCGTTGATGTGTGCAAGCGGCTTCGTCAGCAGCAAATCATGACGCCGATTTTAATGTTGACGGCTCGCGATGATGAATTTGACAAAGTGCTTGGTCTTGAGCTTGGCGCCGACGACTATATGACAAAGCCGTTCAGCCCGCGCGAAGTCATTGCCCGCGTCAAGGCGATTTTGCGCCGCACGGAGATCGTTCAGCCGGCGGCTGAATCGAGCGAGCGGCTTGTTGTTGGCGAGCTGGAAATTTTTCCGGAACGCTATGAAGCAACGATCGACGGCAAGCCGCTTGAGCTGACGCCGAAAGAGTTTGAGTTGCTCCTTTATTTGGCTCGCCATAAAGGGCGGGTGTTGACGCGCGACCAGCTGCTCAGCGCCGTGTGGAACTACGAGTTTGCCGGCGATACACGCATTGTCGACGTCCATATCAGCCACTTGCGCGAGAAGATCGAAACCGATACGAAAAAACCGATGTACATTAAAACGGTGCGCGGCCTTGGCTACAAGTTGGAGGAACCGAAGCGGCATGAATAG
- a CDS encoding MaoC/PaaZ C-terminal domain-containing protein: MLKKRKLGRRIGEIQAGEKLVFQAAIEDKDLLLYLGLTDDANPLYIQHDYASQTPFGKPVVPPVMLTGMITSAVSKYLPGPGSYITRQDLRFLRPVYHYETLEFLLEVADVDEAGHCVTLSVMATRGAETVLDGTLSVCPPHTLPRLDGRVLENF, from the coding sequence ATGTTGAAAAAACGAAAGCTCGGGAGACGGATCGGGGAAATTCAAGCGGGGGAAAAGCTCGTGTTCCAAGCCGCCATCGAAGACAAAGACTTGCTTCTTTATCTTGGGCTGACGGATGATGCCAATCCGCTCTATATCCAGCATGATTATGCTTCACAGACGCCGTTTGGAAAACCGGTCGTGCCGCCGGTCATGTTGACGGGGATGATCACTTCCGCGGTCTCCAAATATTTGCCGGGCCCGGGCAGCTACATTACGCGGCAGGATCTTCGCTTTCTCCGCCCAGTTTATCATTATGAAACGCTCGAATTTTTGCTCGAAGTCGCCGATGTCGATGAGGCGGGCCATTGCGTGACGTTGTCCGTCATGGCGACGCGCGGTGCGGAGACGGTGCTTGACGGAACGCTGTCTGTCTGCCCGCCGCATACGTTGCCGCGCCTAGACGGGCGGGTGCTCGAGAACTTTTGA